One Periophthalmus magnuspinnatus isolate fPerMag1 chromosome 15, fPerMag1.2.pri, whole genome shotgun sequence genomic window carries:
- the plek gene encoding pleckstrin, protein MEPEQIREGYLVKKGTLLNTWKVMWVILSEDGIEFYKKKTDQSPKGMIPVKGATLTSPCQDYSKRTLVFKITTEKKQDHFFQASHVEEREAWVKDLKRVLSCLQAGKRFARKSTRKSIRLPETVNLSQLYALMKDQEEGIKELKLEQDNKVYNHCFTGVTVVDWLISKDKARNRAEALMLATGLLNEGFLQPAGDASKEGAHSTERSVLLDQMEALYYFADSGFFCEGYSSDEDVLVKEEFRGNIIKQGCLLKQGHRIKNWKVRKFILRDDPAYLHYYDPTKEEDEPLGSIHLRSCVVTAVDFVPDAKKYDIEGDLFEIITSDETQYFLQAATGEERKDWIKAIQSVSKTGK, encoded by the exons GGCACTCTGCTAAACACGTGGAAGGTGATGTGGGTGATCCTGTCTGAAGATGGCATTGAGTTTTACAAGAAGAAAACAGACCAGTCTCCTAAAGGAATGATCCCAGTGAAGGGAGCGACGCTGACCAGCCCCTGTCAGGACTATAGCAAAAGAACG CTTGTGTTTAAGATCACCACGGAGAAGAAACAGGATCACTTCTTCCAGGCGTCCCacgtggaggagagggaggcgtgGGTCAAAGACTTGAAGCGGGTGCTGTCCTGTCTGCAGGCGGGCAAAAGGTTCGCCCGCAAGTCCACCCGGAAATCCATCCGCCTGCCCGAGACCGTCAACCTCAG TCAACTGTACGCTCTGATGAAGGATCAGGAGGAGGGCATTAAGGAGCTGAAGCTAGAACAGGACAACAAAGTCTACAACCACTGTTTCACCG GTGTGACTGTGGTGGACTGGCTCATCTCCAAAGACAAGGCGAGGAACCGTGCCGAGGCGTTGATGCTGGCGACAGGGCTGCTAAATGAGGGCTTCCTGCAGCCTGCGGGAGACGCGTCAAAAGAGGGGGCCCACAGCACGGAGAGGTCGGTGCTGCTCGACCAAATGGAGGCGCTATACTACTTT GCAGACAGTGGGTTCTTTTGTGAGGGTTACTCCAGTGATGAGGACGTGCTGGTGAAAGAGGAGTTCAGAGGAAACATCATCAAACAAGGATGCCTACTGAAACAG GGCCACAGGATAAAGAACTGGAAGGTGCGTAAGTTCATTCTCCGTGACGACCCGGCCTATCTCCATTACTATGATCCCACAAAG GAAGAAGATGAACCCCTGGGCTCCATTCACCTGCGCTCTTGTGTGGTTACAGCGGTGGATTTCGTTCCCGATG CTAAGAAGTACGACATAGAGGGTGACCTATTTGAAATCATAACCTCTGATGAGACACAGTACTTTCTCCAAGCAGCAACAGGCGAAGAACGCAAAGACTGGATCAAAGCAATACAGAGTGTGTCCAAAACTggcaaataa